The Castanea sativa cultivar Marrone di Chiusa Pesio chromosome 11, ASM4071231v1 genome contains a region encoding:
- the LOC142614592 gene encoding putative serine/threonine-protein kinase At1g01540 produces MSVYDAAFVDTELSKPTSIFGLRLWVVIGILVGVLIVLALFMLSLCITSRRHRHRRRRHQHTKPTSTVDPTATTTPPISKEIQEIVAHPAPPSEIQIEIGKQEHRVVVVSSGETETTASSLGNSGSMVGPEVSHLGWGRWYTLRELEAATNGLREENVIGEGGYGIVYSGLLNDGTRIAVKNLLNNRGQAEKEFKVEVEAIGRVRHKNLVRLLGYCAEGAYRMLVYEYVDNGNLDQWLHGDVGEVSPLTWEIRLNIILGTAKGLAYLHEGLEPKVVHRDVKASNILIDRQWNPKVSDFGLAKLLCSERSYVTTRVMGTFGYVAPEYACTGMLNEKSDVYSFGILIMEIISGRSPVDYSRPQGEVHLVEWLKTMVGNRKSEEVVDPKLPEMPASKALKRVLLVALRCVDPDATKRPKIGHVIHMLEADDLLFREERKIGTDSSRSHHDFQPENNAVSKLDHRQLGEGTSDTSEGDSDRNHHQPTRWR; encoded by the exons atgtctGTATACGATGCAGCATTTGTGGACACAGAACTATCAAAACCGACCTCAATCTTCGGCCTGAGACTATGGGTAGTCATAGGAATCTTAGTCGGTGTACTCATCGTCTTAGCTCTCTTCATGCTCTCTCTCTGCATCACCTCTcgccgccaccgccaccgccgccgccgccaccaACACACCAAACCCACTTCCACCGTCGACCCAACCGCCACAACAACTCCGCCAATCTCCAAAGAAATCCAGGAAATCGTGGCCCACCCAGCTCCGCCATCCGAGATCCAAATCGAGATCGGGAAGCAGGAGCACCGGGTCGTCGTGGTGTCGAGCGGCGAGACTGAAACGACGGCGTCTTCGTTGGGGAACAGTGGGAGCATGGTGGGGCCCGAGGTTTCGCACTTGGGTTGGGGAAGATGGTACACACTGAGAGAGCTTGAGGCTGCAACCAATGGGTTGCGTGAAGAGAACGTTATTGGTGAAGGTGGCTATGGGATTGTGTATTCTGGACTTTTGAATGACGGTACTAGAATCGCCGTTAAAAACCTCTTGAATAACAG GGGTCAAGCTGAGAAGGAATTTAAAGTGGAGGTGGAAGCAATTGGGCGGGTGCGACACAAAAATCTTGTCAGATTACTTGGATACTGTGCTGAGGGTGCATACAG GATGCTTGTGTACGAGTATGTTGACAATGGCAATCTGGACCAATGGCTGCATGGGGATGTTGGGGAAGTCAGCCCTCTAACATGGGAGATCCGTTTGAACATTATATTAGGAACAGCAAAAGG ATTGGCCTATCTTCATGAGGGTCTTGAACCAAAGGTTGTCCATCGAGATGTAAAAGCTAGCAACATACTAATCGATCGCCAGTGGAACCCTAAGGTATCTGATTTTGGGCTTGCTAAGCTCTTGTGTTCTGAGAGGAGTTATGTGACAACTCGCGTGATGGGGACTTTTGG TTACGTTGCACCCGAGTATGCTTGCACGGGAATGCTGAACGAGAAGAGTGACGTTTACAGCTTTGGAATACTTATCATGGAGATAATTTCTGGGAGAAGCCCTGTTGATTATAGTCGACCACAAGGAGAG GTACATTTGGTAGAATGGTTGAAAACCATGGTTGGAAACCGAAAATCTGAGGAAGTAGTTGATCCCAAGCTGCCAGAGATGCCTGCTTCAAAGGCACTTAAACGTGTTCTGCTGGTTGCTCTTCGATGTGTTGACCCCGATGCAACAAAGCGGCCAAAAATTGGACATGTGATCCACATGCTTGAAGCAGATGACTTACTATTTAGAGAA GAACGCAAGATTGGGACAGATTCTTCCCGTTCACATCATGATTTTCAACCAGAGAATAATGCCGTTTCAAAATTAGACCATAGACAATTGGGTGAAGGGACTTCTGATACAAGTGAAGGTGATAGTGATAGGAATCATCATCAGCCAACTAGGTGGAGATAA
- the LOC142616359 gene encoding uncharacterized protein LOC142616359: MPIPPCPVTPAVTRAPSSEVADKKRKRGQSSKNVIEIEEGESLDPSAKDTRAGKALSKKAAPTGSSKDPSSESTRKASAWRPNFTLSSGNPVLDDANLRDPKKGSSSLVAECLEKALCLPEDMAELRSFCKREVFPSLKQDLAKAVQASFMAEEWVDHSLDLARKAEHNAEAAVRAQKEAELNLKETLTHLSEVEKAQKNAKAALQSYESQAKLALEAQKQAQSRLALTVVELKQVQGLLATKEQEQATAEQVAYDAGMKKVSDSLTAQLKGVARAFCLEVWGHALDAAGVAADEELRAPDSVYYPAALRLAPTPLMPPSEPAVPIPAPDPSDAPTTKNPSPTAQPVEEVIEGDLVEEPTKKKKKDKEPEKRKDKQPVA, from the exons ATGCCGATCCCTCCTTGTCCAGTTACCCCGGCTGTTACTCGTGCACCTTCCTCGGAGGTGGCGGACAAAAAACGAAAAAGAGGCCAAAGTAGCAAAAATGTGATAGAAATCGAAGAAGGGGAGAGTCTTGACCCTTCTGCTAAAGATACAAGGGCTGGGAAAGCCCTTTCCAAAAAAGCTGCTCCTACTGGTTCGTCGAAGGACCCCAGTAGTGAGTCTACAAGGAAGGCGTCAGCCTGGCGACCCAACTTCACCCTCAGCTCGGGTAACCCTGTTTTGGATGATGCCAACTTGAGGGATCCGAAGAAGGGAAGTTCGAGCCTGGTGGCCGAATGTTTAGAGAAGGCTCTATGCCTTCCTGAAGACATGGCTGAGTTGCGGTCATTCTGCAAGAGAGAAGTCTTCCCGTCTTTGAAACAGGATTTAGCCAAG GCGGTTCAGGCTTCTTTTATGGCTGAAGAGTGGGTAGACCATTCGCTGGATCTAGCCCGAAAAGCTGAGCATAATGCCGAGGCGGCAGTGAGGGCACAAAAAGAAGCCgagttaaatttaaaagaaaccCTCACTCACTTGTCTGAGgtagaaaaagcccaaaaaaacgCTAAGGCTGCCCTGCAAAGCTATGAATCGCAAGCAAAACTTGCTCTTGAGGCCCAAAAGCAGGCTCAAAGTAGGCTTGCTCTCACTGTTGTTGAGCTTAAGCAAGTGCAAGGGTTGCTTGCCACCAAGGAACAGGAGCAGGCCACAGCTGAACAAGTAGCATACGATGCTGGAATGAAAAAGGTCTCGGATAGCTTGACCGCCCAACTCAAAGGGGTTGCTAGGGCGTTTTGTTTGGAGGTATGGGGTCATGCTTTGGACGCTGCCGGGGTAGCTGCCGATGAGGAACTCCGGGCTCCAGACAGTGTTTACTACCCCGCGGCATTGCGACTAGCTCCTACTCCCCTCATGCCACCAAGTGAACCAGCTGTGCCCATTCCTGCTCCTGACCCCTCTGATGCGCCCACCACGAAAAACCCTTCTCCCACAGCTCAGCCTGTGGAAGAAGTAATTGAGGGTGATTTGGTTGAAGagccaacaaaaaagaagaaaaaagataaagaaccagagaaaagaaaagacaagcagCCTGTTGCTTAg
- the LOC142616360 gene encoding uncharacterized protein LOC142616360 gives MAEKVRRSAPRYWLSEEQKLYRRSYVGPYLLCVHPEAVEPLLEELHEGFPTLKSDQYDESSNHDRMYDCLNTIEERREIVSVKMGSYQQKLKQTYDKGVRSRPLVPGDLVLRKVVGVARNPAWGKLGPNWEGPYKITSLAGIGAYRLEDLDGRVIPRPWNTITQES, from the exons ATGGCCGAGAAGGTACGAAGAAGTGCTCCCCGTTACTGGCTGTCAGAGGAGCAGAAGCTTTATAGGCGTTCCTATGTAGGGCCGTATCTGCTTTGCGTACATCCTGAAGCCGTGGAACCTTtgctggaagaattgcatgaag gttttcccaccctgaagtccGACCAGTATGACGAATCGAGCAATCATGATAGGATGTATGATTGTTTGAATACTATTgaggaaagaagagaaatagTCAGTGTGAAGATGGGCAgctatcagcagaagctcaagcAGACATACGACAAGGGAGTTAGGTCCAGGCCCTTGGTACCAGGTGATTTGGTACTGAGAAAAGTAGTTGGGGTAGCAAGAAATCCTGCTTGGGGAAAGTTGGGTCCTAATTGGGAGGGGCCATATAAAATTACCTCATTAGCAGGTATAGGGGCTTATCGTTTAGAAGATCTGGATGGGAGGGTGATtcctcgcccttggaat ACCATAACTCAAGAATCATAA
- the LOC142616362 gene encoding uncharacterized protein LOC142616362: MLTPPEPSEDLFMYLSVSEHAVSVVLLRDIGVQQPVYYVSKTLVDVETTYLPLEKLVLALVHATRKLPHYFQAHTVYVLTEYPLQSLLKRSDFMGRIAKLGIWLGSFDIRYRPRNGASNVTRAGAKIVIITSEGKRLEHSLRLGFRASNNEAKYEALIARLKAVRYMGAQEVEIYLDSRLVVSQVQGSFKAWDLE, translated from the exons ATGTTAACACCCCCGGAGCCTTCAGAGGATTTGTTCATGTATCTCTCGGTTTCTGAACATGCCGTGAGCGTCGTGCTTCTTAGGGATATAGGAGTGCAACAACcagtatattatgttagtaaaaCCTTGGTTGATGTCGAGACGACGTACTTGCCCCTAGAGAAGCTGGTGTTGGCACTAGTGCATGCCACAAGAAAGTTGCCACACTATTTCCAAGCTCATACCGTCTATGTCCTAACCGAATATCCCTTGCAGTCATTATTAAAGAGATCTGATTTCATGGGCCGAATAGCTAAATTGGGGATCTGGCTTGGCTCCTTCGACATTAGATACAGACCAAGAA ACGGTGCTTCCAACGTAACGAGGGCTGGGGCCAAAATTGTCATCATCACTTCGGAGGGGAAAAGATTGGAACATTCTCTTAGGTTGGGCTTTAGAGCTTCTAACAACGAAGCCAAGTATGAAGCTTTGATTGCCAGGTTGAAAGCTGTCCGCTATATGGGTGCTCAGGAAGTTGAGATTTACTTGGACTCTAGGTTGGTTGTTAGTCAAGTACAAGGCAGTTTCAAAGCTTGGGACCTCGAATGA